A single genomic interval of Trichosurus vulpecula isolate mTriVul1 chromosome 6, mTriVul1.pri, whole genome shotgun sequence harbors:
- the LOC118854117 gene encoding olfactory receptor 8K3-like: MEEMIILNETTGTGVTKFILMGITSHPELQRPLFVVFLLNYMTIVVGNLGLIILISADSHLQTPMYFFLRHLAFVDLGYSTAIGPKMLVGFIEEKNIISYNGCATQLFFFGVFIASEPFILSAMAYDRYVAICKPLHYMVIMSKMVCWLLVAMSYLYSTMVALLVTIKVFKLSFCKSNIIRHFYCDGPPLLFITCSDTSEIELIIMIICAFDFISSLLVILISYMFIIVTILSMKSSVGRHKAFSTFGSHLTGVVIFYGTLLFMYLQPQSSHSFDTDNMASVFYTLVIPMLNPLIYSLRNKEVKGALRRLFKKIL; encoded by the coding sequence ATGGAAGAAATGATCATTCTGAATGAAACCACAGGGACCGGGGTGACTAAATTTATTCTGATGGGCATCACAAGCCATCCTGAGCTGCAGAGGCCCCTCTTTGTTGTATTTTTACTCAACTACATGACCATAGTTGTGGGGAACCTGGGCCTGATCATCCTAATCAGTGCTGATTCGCACCTCCAAACccccatgtattttttcctcaGGCATCTGGCATTTGTTGATCTTGGCTATTCCACAGCTATTGGGCCAAAAATGCTAGTTGGATTCATAGAGGAGAaaaatatcatttcttataacggATGTGCAACACagctatttttctttggggtatttATTGCCAGTGAACCTTTTATCCTGTCAGCCATGGCCTATGACCGCTATGTTGCTATCTGTAAACCTCTCCACTATATGGTCATCATGTCCAAAATGGTATGTTGGCTTTTGGTGGCTATGTCATACCTCTATAGCACCATGGTAGCCCTACTGGTCACAATAaaggtttttaaattatctttctgcAAATCAAATATAATAAGACACTTCTACTGTGATGGTCCTCCCCTGCTATTCATTACATGCTCAGATACAAGTGAGATTGAACTAATCATTATGATCATTTGtgcatttgatttcatttcttccctCTTGGTTATTCTTATCTCCTACATGTTCATTATTGTGACCATCCTCAGCATGAAGTCTTCTGTGGGCAGACACAAAGCTTTCTCCACATTTGGTTCTCACCTCACGGGGGTGGTTATATTCTATGGGACACTTCTCTTTATGTATCTGCAGCCCCAATCTAGCCACTCCTTTGATACAGACAACATGGCCTCTGTGTTTTACACTCTGGTCATCCCCATGCTCAACCCTTTGATTTACAGTCTGAGGAACAAAGAGGTGAAAGGTGCCTTGAGGAGGCTCTTTAAGAAAATCCTGTAA